The Girardinichthys multiradiatus isolate DD_20200921_A chromosome 6, DD_fGirMul_XY1, whole genome shotgun sequence genome window below encodes:
- the LOC124869560 gene encoding zinc finger protein 184-like, whose translation MSAVATFHSQLASIMEVLANTAVAEICELVDSGYAVLQLEISQSRKENEVLRRKLRLQELRAARSAALRAAASGSGAALLYASGRPRVNQARRNAASTEAGAQLSLTSSQQTSLCRETRPPSESGQEAAAQKGAEAETTAGIKVEDDEDESWSPSEPHKGFCGLSEEQAETEASSSLIKQEAADNREDGCVSWTSGEVSSTSTQRALNTNQRPETSSYDSLVLQHTSHNPPATEQGSSSGFIPSRNVPADSGSSCLTAAERHQQQGAPQRQAAGGQSSIIRRDGWRLQSRVGRDDSRERTFICNFCGKTLACLKNLKTHMRVHTGEKPYVCSLCGKRFSDSSNLKRHQSVHTGEKRYGCVHCGKRFAQSGSLKVHMSVHMDCNQFRCSFCGKTFTSGGHLRRHVATHTGEK comes from the exons ATGTCTGCGGTCGCCACATTTCACTCCCAGCTCGCCTCCATCATGGAGGTTCTGGCCAACACGGCGGTGGCGGAGATCTGCGAGCTGGTGGACAGCGGCTACGCGGTGCTGCAGCTCGAGATCTCCCAGAGCCGCAAAGAAAACGAGGTTCTGCGCAGGAAACTGCGGCTCCAGGAGCTCCGAGCGGCTCGGTCCGCCGCGCTCAGAGCCGCCGCAAGCGGCAGCGGCGCCGCGCTGCTGTATGCGAGCGGCCGCCCGCGCGTCAACCAGGCGCGGAGGAACGCGGCGTCGACAG AAGCTGGGGCCCAGCTGTCCTTGACGTCCAGTCAGCAGACGTCTCTGTGCAGAGAGACCCGTCCCCCGTCAGAATCAGGACAGGAAGCTGCGGCACAGAAG GGTGCTGAAGCTGAGACGACCGCAGGGATCAAAGTGGAGGATGATGAAGACGAGTCCTGGTCTCCGTCTGAGCCCCATA AGGGGTTCTGTGGTCTCTCTGAGGAACAAGCTGAGACAGAAGCTTCGTCCTCGCTGATCAAACAGGAAGCTGCAGACAACAGAGAGGATGGCTGCGTCTCGTGGACGAGCGGGGAAGTGAGCTCCACCTCCACCCAACGCGCCCTGAACACCAATCAGAGGCCAGAAACCAGCAGTTACGACTCCCTGGTGCTGCAGCACACTTCCCACAATCCTCCAGCAACAGAACAGGGCAGCTCCTCCGGTTTTATTCCCAGCAGGAATGTTCCAGCTGATTCAGGGAGCAGCTGTCTGActgcagcagagaggcaccAGCAGCAGGGGGCGCCACAAAGACAAGCTGCAGGGGGACAGAGCTCCATCATCAGGAGGGATGGGTGGCGGTTACAGAGCCGGGTCGGCAGAGACGACTCCAGAGAGAGGACGTTCATCTGTAACTTCTGCGGGAAAACTCTGGCCTGCTTGAAAAACCTGAAGACCCATATGAGGGTCCACACGGGCGAGAAGCCATACGTCTGCTCCCTCTGCGGGAAACGCTTCTCCGACTCCAGCAACCTGAAACGACATCAGAGCGTTCACACCGGCGAGAAACGCTACGGCTGTGTGCACTGCGGGAAACGCTTCGCTCAGTCCGGCTCGCTGAAGGTCCACATGAGCGTGCACATGGACTGCAACCAGTTCCGGTGCTCGTTCTGCGGGAAAACCTTCACGTCTGGAGGACATCTAAGGAGACACGTGGCCACGCACACTGGAGAGAAATGA
- the tmem71 gene encoding transmembrane protein 71 — MALFFSGAVTSSPIKRRLRGNHSCQSLDVSLLSPDSSYVCYSSADAGTPCCCRRSPRLLTNGYYDVTEDSFCLDQDGNVSLTGCRTNVSYKENLVRVFRRRRRTRRSLVSLLSDVTESCHSWLDQKVFRGMLGTRRRENLDLIEDQDLDWAQISKEGPSPSPLDESLWLGLNSTELDDSRSFTYDPTEAPPPPDKEAPPLPKLLIQEEICSEICQSKERFTQSLGGLSEVPPPPAFYSCCCQTSPEPTGLTMKTLLIIIFTIFILSALYSGCLWWSAAVTSAMFLTISAVMFVTKSGPMGEWRRAKTEDITSRNE, encoded by the exons GTTCCCCAATCAAACGAAGGCTTCGTGGGAATCACTCCTGTCAGAG CCTGGACGTCTCCCTCCTCTCTCCAGACTCCTCGTACGTCTGTTACTCCTCGGCGGACGCGGGGACTCCCTGCTGCTGCCGCCGCTCCCCACGCCTCCTGACCAACGGCTACTACGACGTCACTGAGGACAGCTTCTGCTTGGACCAGGACGGCAACGTGTCCCTGACGGGCTGCAGGACCAACGTGTCCTACAAGGAGAACCTGGTCAG GGTCTTCAGACGCAGACGGAGAACTCGCAGGTCTTTGGTTTCTCTGCTGAGCGACGTCACAGAGAGCTGCCACTCATGGCTGGACCAGAAAGTCTTCAGAGGGATGTTGGGAACCAGACGCAGAGAGAACCTGGACCTGATTGAGGACCAGGACCTGGACTGGGCCCAGATCAGCAAGGAGGGACCGTCTCCTTCTCCTCTGGACGAGTCTCTGTGGTTGGGACTGAACAGCACCGAGCTGGACGACAGCCGGAGCTTCACATACG ATCCCACTGAAGCTCCGCCTCCTCCAGACAAAGAAGCTCCTCCTCTTCCAAAGCTCCTGATCCAGGAGGAGATCTGCTCGGAGATCTGTCAGTCCAAGGAGCGCTTCACCCAATCACTGGGCGGCCTCTCTGAAGTCCCGCCCCCTCCTGCTTTCtacagctgctgctgccagaCGTCACCTGAGCCCACAG ggCTAACAATGAAGACTCTCCTGATCATCATCTTCACCATCTTCATCCTCAGTGCCCTCTACTCAGG GTGTTTATGGTGGAGCGCAGCTGTGACGTCCGCCATGTTTCTGACCATCTCAGCAGTGATGT TCGTAACAAAGTCGGGACCCATGGGGGAGTGGAGGAGAGCGAAGACGGAG GACATCACATCCAGAAACGAGTAG